A window from Caulobacter sp. X encodes these proteins:
- a CDS encoding oxygenase MpaB family protein yields MNTTLDQVLAKVASQKTALPALYGDVDFDITPERFTTDPRQSVAPRLARAKLDPDKIALIKAYTMLGDVVADAYAALMPRHGFRPLVEMLTKACDEGIAAVPDAPPELAAFIADMERIPDWLDMDLVREGQRLDRNAAANLGPFAIRGAFIATFMNKYAALPMALTGTLSNDTAARRVNETATFFTATLLPGSLERHGAGFRAAAMVRLMHSMVRFNALKRSNRWDVGVYGIPIPQVDQMPAGLIPIFLMSYKIVGEGRKVFTADERARVELARYRCFLLGLPEDLLADTPQGVVDTMNARSATLRAGFDDATCGELVRATLNAYLLPDERPENRLFDQVERGFSKVFFLRNFMNGDVAAAKRMGVEIGPRDFMMFGLVATLVTGQLTAYRLARRVPGLSDLADARLVGRLKRQLKRYGHAEFTSDAEKYRPATGAKPAAVA; encoded by the coding sequence ATGAACACGACGCTGGACCAGGTCCTGGCCAAGGTCGCCTCGCAAAAGACCGCCCTGCCCGCGCTCTATGGCGACGTCGACTTCGACATCACGCCGGAGCGGTTCACGACCGATCCCAGGCAAAGCGTCGCGCCGAGGCTGGCGCGCGCCAAGCTGGATCCGGACAAGATCGCCCTGATCAAGGCCTACACCATGCTGGGCGACGTCGTGGCCGACGCCTACGCCGCCCTGATGCCGCGCCATGGCTTCCGGCCTCTGGTCGAGATGCTGACCAAGGCCTGCGACGAGGGGATCGCGGCCGTGCCCGACGCCCCGCCGGAACTGGCGGCCTTCATCGCCGACATGGAGCGCATCCCGGACTGGCTGGACATGGACCTGGTGCGCGAGGGCCAGCGGCTGGACCGTAACGCCGCGGCCAACCTGGGGCCCTTCGCGATCCGCGGCGCGTTCATCGCCACCTTCATGAACAAGTACGCCGCCCTGCCGATGGCGCTGACCGGGACTCTGTCAAACGACACCGCCGCGCGGCGCGTGAACGAGACGGCGACCTTCTTCACAGCCACCCTGCTGCCCGGCTCGCTAGAGCGGCATGGCGCCGGCTTCCGCGCCGCGGCCATGGTGCGGCTGATGCATTCGATGGTGCGGTTCAACGCCCTGAAGCGCTCGAACCGTTGGGACGTGGGCGTCTACGGGATCCCGATCCCGCAGGTCGACCAGATGCCGGCCGGCCTGATCCCGATCTTCCTGATGAGCTACAAGATCGTCGGCGAGGGCCGGAAGGTCTTCACCGCCGACGAGCGCGCCCGGGTCGAGCTGGCCCGCTATCGCTGCTTCCTCTTGGGCCTGCCCGAGGACCTGCTGGCCGACACGCCGCAAGGCGTGGTCGACACCATGAACGCCCGTAGCGCCACCCTGCGCGCCGGCTTCGACGACGCCACCTGCGGCGAGCTGGTCCGCGCCACGCTGAACGCCTACCTGCTTCCGGACGAGCGCCCCGAGAACCGCCTGTTCGACCAGGTCGAGCGCGGCTTCTCCAAGGTGTTCTTCCTGCGCAACTTCATGAACGGCGACGTGGCGGCGGCCAAGCGCATGGGGGTCGAGATCGGCCCGCGCGACTTCATGATGTTCGGCCTGGTGGCCACGCTGGTGACCGGCCAACTGACCGCCTATCGCCTGGCGCGGCGGGTGCCCGGGCTATCGGACCTAGCCGACGCGCGGCTGGTTGGGCGGCTGAAGCGGCAGTTGAAGCGCTACGGCCACGCCGAGTTCACCTCAGACGCGGAGAAGTACCGGCCGGCGACGGGAGCCAAGCCGGCGGCGGTGGCCTAA
- a CDS encoding NAD(P)-dependent alcohol dehydrogenase produces the protein MATAKGYAAPAAGAPLAPFTFERRDPNPDDVVISIKYCGVCHSDIHMVDNGWGQSVYPIVPGHEIAGVVTAVGANVTRFKEGDPVGVGCFVDSCVTCKAARDLDREQYQPGLVLTYSAFEPGSDTPTYGGYSDHIVVKEDYVLSIPENLPLDAAAPLLCAGITLYSPLRHWNAGPGKKVAILGMGGLGHMGVKLAHAMGAEVTVLSQTLSKQADGLRLGADHYYATNDPKTFETLADTFDLIICTVSAGIDWGAYLALLKVDGTMVIVGAPEEPVPLNAFALIPGRRTLAGSMIGSIKETQEMLDFCGENNIVAEIETISIDQINEAYKRMHKSDVRYRFVIDMATL, from the coding sequence ATGGCCACCGCTAAAGGCTATGCGGCGCCCGCCGCTGGCGCGCCCCTGGCGCCGTTCACTTTCGAACGCCGCGACCCCAATCCCGACGACGTCGTCATCTCGATCAAGTACTGCGGCGTTTGCCACTCCGACATCCACATGGTCGACAACGGCTGGGGCCAGAGCGTCTACCCGATCGTGCCGGGCCACGAGATCGCCGGCGTGGTCACCGCCGTCGGCGCCAATGTCACCAGGTTCAAGGAAGGCGATCCCGTCGGCGTCGGCTGCTTCGTCGATAGCTGCGTGACCTGCAAGGCCGCCCGCGACCTGGATCGCGAACAGTACCAGCCGGGCCTGGTCCTGACTTACAGCGCCTTCGAGCCCGGTTCGGACACCCCGACCTATGGCGGCTATTCCGACCACATCGTGGTCAAGGAAGACTACGTCCTGTCGATCCCCGAGAACCTGCCGCTGGACGCCGCCGCGCCGCTGCTGTGCGCGGGCATCACGCTCTACTCGCCGCTGCGCCACTGGAACGCCGGTCCTGGCAAGAAGGTCGCGATCCTGGGCATGGGCGGCCTGGGCCATATGGGCGTCAAGCTGGCCCACGCCATGGGGGCCGAGGTCACGGTGCTGAGCCAGACCCTATCCAAGCAGGCCGACGGCCTGCGCCTGGGCGCGGACCACTACTACGCCACCAATGACCCGAAGACCTTCGAGACCCTGGCCGACACCTTCGACCTGATCATTTGCACCGTCTCGGCCGGCATCGACTGGGGCGCGTACCTCGCCTTGTTGAAGGTCGACGGGACCATGGTGATCGTCGGCGCGCCCGAAGAGCCGGTGCCGCTGAACGCCTTCGCCCTGATCCCCGGCCGCCGCACCCTGGCCGGCTCGATGATCGGCTCGATCAAGGAAACCCAGGAGATGCTCGACTTCTGCGGCGAGAACAACATCGTCGCCGAGATCGAGACCATCTCGATCGACCAGATCAACGAGGCCTATAAACGCATGCACAAGAGCGACGTGCGCTACCGCTTCGTGATCGACATGGCGACGCTGTAG
- a CDS encoding multidrug efflux SMR transporter: protein MHYLYLLTAIAAEVTATTFMKPSEGFTKLVPSLVVVAGYAVAFYFLSLTLRTLPTGIAYAIWSGVGVVLITAIAWIFQGQKLDAAAILGMSLIVAGVVVLNLFSKASAH, encoded by the coding sequence ATGCACTACCTCTATCTACTCACCGCTATCGCAGCCGAAGTCACGGCCACTACCTTCATGAAGCCGTCGGAAGGGTTCACGAAGCTTGTGCCATCCCTTGTCGTGGTCGCCGGATATGCGGTGGCGTTTTACTTTCTGTCCTTGACGCTCCGCACCTTGCCCACCGGCATCGCCTACGCAATCTGGTCAGGCGTGGGTGTTGTGCTCATCACCGCGATCGCTTGGATCTTTCAGGGCCAGAAGCTCGACGCAGCAGCCATCCTTGGCATGTCGCTCATTGTGGCAGGGGTCGTCGTGCTAAACCTCTTCTCAAAGGCCAGCGCTCATTGA
- the flhA gene encoding flagellar biosynthesis protein FlhA, whose protein sequence is MADAAAPTASSMPSAKSLVDGFLRGEMGLALGVVGIIVLLILPVPSFLLDLLLAISLTGSVLILMTAILIKKPLEFTSFPTVLLVATLYRLGLNIASTRLILGHGQEGTGGAGAVIEAFGHLMMQGNFVIGVIVFIILIVVNFMVVTKGSGRIAEVAARFTLDSMPGKQMAIDADLSTGLIDQEGAKLRRKELEQESTFFGAMDGASKFVKGDAIAGLIITGINIVGGIIIGVVQHKLPIGEAASTYTIMTIGDGLVSQIPALVISIAAGMVVSKAGVEGSADKALTTQLAMNPVGLGMVSASAGVMALIPGMPIIPFAAVAVGSGMLAYKRIQDAKAPKALDPADLEAAAPAEAEEEPISASLAIDDVKIELGYGLLTLINDLDGRKLTDQIRALRKTLASEYGFVMPPVRILDNMRLANQGYAIRIKEMEAGAGEVRLGMLMCMDPRGGQVELPGEHVREPAFGLPATWIADDLREEATFRGYTVVDPATVLTTHLTEILKENMADLLSYAEVQKLLKELPEAQRKLVDDLIPGTATATTVQRVLQSLLRERVSIRDLPQILEGIGEAAPHTASVTQLVEQVRARLARQLCWANRGDDGALPIITLSADWEQAFAESLIGPGDDKQLALPPSRLQDFIRGVRDAFERAALAGEAPVLLTSPGVRPYVRSIIERFRGQTVVMSQNEIHPRARLRTVGMV, encoded by the coding sequence ATGGCCGACGCCGCCGCCCCGACCGCCAGCTCGATGCCCAGCGCCAAGTCGCTGGTCGACGGGTTCCTGCGCGGCGAGATGGGCCTGGCGCTGGGCGTCGTCGGCATCATCGTCCTGCTGATCCTGCCGGTCCCGTCGTTCCTGCTGGACCTGCTGCTGGCCATTTCGCTGACGGGATCGGTGCTGATCCTGATGACGGCGATCCTGATCAAGAAGCCGCTGGAATTCACCTCGTTCCCGACCGTGCTGCTGGTCGCGACGCTGTATCGCCTGGGCCTGAACATCGCCTCGACCCGCCTGATCCTCGGCCACGGCCAGGAAGGCACGGGCGGCGCGGGCGCGGTGATCGAAGCCTTCGGTCACCTGATGATGCAGGGCAACTTCGTCATCGGGGTGATCGTCTTCATCATCCTGATCGTCGTGAACTTCATGGTCGTGACCAAGGGTTCGGGCCGGATCGCCGAAGTGGCGGCTCGCTTCACCCTGGACTCCATGCCCGGCAAGCAGATGGCGATCGACGCCGACCTGTCGACCGGCCTGATTGACCAGGAAGGCGCCAAGCTGCGCCGCAAGGAGCTGGAGCAGGAAAGCACGTTCTTCGGGGCCATGGACGGCGCCAGCAAGTTCGTGAAGGGCGACGCGATCGCCGGCCTGATCATCACCGGCATCAACATCGTCGGCGGCATCATCATCGGCGTCGTGCAGCACAAGCTGCCGATCGGCGAGGCGGCCTCGACCTACACCATCATGACCATCGGCGACGGCCTAGTCAGCCAGATCCCGGCCCTGGTGATCTCGATCGCCGCCGGCATGGTCGTCTCCAAGGCGGGCGTCGAAGGCTCGGCCGACAAGGCCCTGACCACCCAGCTGGCGATGAACCCGGTCGGCCTGGGCATGGTCTCGGCCTCGGCCGGCGTCATGGCCCTGATCCCGGGCATGCCGATCATCCCCTTCGCGGCCGTGGCGGTCGGTTCGGGCATGCTGGCCTACAAGCGCATCCAGGACGCCAAGGCGCCAAAGGCCCTGGATCCAGCAGACCTCGAGGCGGCCGCGCCCGCCGAGGCCGAGGAGGAGCCGATCAGCGCCTCCCTGGCCATCGACGACGTCAAGATCGAGCTGGGCTACGGCCTGCTGACCCTGATCAACGACCTGGACGGCCGCAAGCTGACCGACCAGATCCGCGCCCTGCGCAAGACGCTCGCCAGCGAGTACGGCTTCGTCATGCCGCCGGTCCGCATCCTCGACAACATGCGCCTGGCCAACCAGGGCTACGCCATCCGCATCAAGGAGATGGAGGCCGGCGCCGGCGAGGTGCGGCTGGGCATGCTGATGTGCATGGATCCGCGCGGCGGCCAGGTCGAGCTGCCCGGCGAGCACGTGCGCGAGCCCGCCTTCGGTCTGCCGGCCACCTGGATCGCCGACGACCTGCGCGAAGAGGCCACCTTCCGCGGCTACACGGTCGTCGATCCGGCCACGGTGCTGACCACGCACCTGACCGAGATCCTCAAGGAGAACATGGCGGACCTGCTCTCCTACGCCGAGGTCCAGAAGCTGCTGAAGGAGCTGCCCGAGGCGCAGCGCAAGCTGGTCGACGACCTGATCCCCGGCACGGCCACCGCGACCACCGTCCAGCGCGTGCTGCAGTCGCTGCTGCGCGAGCGGGTCTCGATCCGCGACCTGCCGCAGATCCTGGAAGGCATTGGCGAGGCCGCCCCGCACACGGCCTCGGTCACCCAGCTGGTCGAACAGGTCCGCGCGCGTCTGGCCCGCCAGCTCTGCTGGGCCAATCGCGGCGACGACGGCGCCCTGCCGATCATCACCCTGTCGGCCGACTGGGAGCAGGCCTTCGCCGAGAGCCTGATCGGGCCTGGCGACGACAAGCAGCTGGCCTTGCCGCCCTCGCGCCTGCAGGACTTCATCCGCGGCGTCCGCGACGCCTTCGAGCGCGCGGCCCTGGCCGGCGAGGCGCCGGTGCTGCTGACCAGCCCTGGGGTCCGCCCCTATGTCCGCTCGATCATCGAGCGCTTCCGCGGCCAGACCGTGGTGATGAGCCAGAACGAGATCCACCCCCGCGCGCGGCTGCGGACTGTGGGGATGGTGTAG
- the flbD gene encoding sigma-54-dependent transcriptional regulator FlbD — protein MRLLVVGKLNGQLSVAVKMAMNAGAKVSHVETTEQATNALRAGQGADLMMVDYALDIAGLIAANEAERIRVPVVACGVDADPMRAAAAIKAGAKEFIPLPPDAELIAAVLAAVTDDERPMIVRDPAMEQVIKLADQVAPSDASILITGESGSGKEVMARYVHGKSRRAKAPFISVNCAAIPENLLESELFGHEKGAFTGAMARRIGKFEEANGGTLLLDEISEMDARLQAKLLRAIQEREIDRVGGAKPVKVDIRILATSNRDLAQAVKDGTFREDLLYRLNVVNLRLPPLRERPADVLSLCEFFVKKYSAANGIPEKPISAEAKRRLVAHRWPGNVRELENAMHRAVLLSTGAEIEEFAIRLPDGQPMAPAPDVAVARGAQMAADAVSRTFVGSTVAEVEQKLIIDTLEHCLGNRTHAANILGISIRTLRNKLKEYSDAGVPVPPPQGGVGAAA, from the coding sequence ATGCGGCTTCTGGTCGTCGGAAAACTGAACGGGCAGCTCTCGGTCGCCGTGAAGATGGCGATGAACGCGGGGGCCAAGGTCTCGCACGTCGAAACCACGGAGCAGGCGACGAATGCTCTGAGGGCGGGGCAGGGCGCCGACCTGATGATGGTCGACTATGCTCTCGACATCGCCGGCTTGATCGCCGCCAACGAGGCCGAGCGGATCCGGGTGCCGGTGGTGGCCTGCGGCGTCGACGCCGATCCGATGCGCGCCGCCGCCGCCATCAAGGCCGGCGCCAAGGAGTTCATCCCGCTTCCGCCCGACGCCGAGCTGATCGCCGCCGTCCTGGCCGCCGTCACCGACGACGAGCGCCCGATGATCGTCCGCGATCCGGCCATGGAGCAGGTCATCAAGCTGGCCGACCAGGTCGCGCCCTCCGACGCCTCGATCCTGATCACCGGGGAAAGCGGCTCGGGTAAGGAAGTCATGGCGCGCTATGTCCACGGCAAGAGCCGTCGGGCCAAGGCGCCATTCATCAGCGTCAACTGCGCCGCCATCCCCGAGAACCTGCTGGAAAGCGAGCTGTTCGGCCACGAGAAGGGCGCCTTCACCGGCGCCATGGCCCGCCGCATCGGCAAGTTCGAGGAGGCCAACGGCGGCACCCTGCTGCTGGACGAAATCAGCGAGATGGACGCCCGCCTGCAGGCCAAGCTGCTGCGCGCGATCCAAGAGCGCGAGATCGACCGCGTTGGCGGCGCCAAGCCGGTCAAGGTCGACATCCGCATCCTCGCCACCTCAAACCGCGACCTGGCCCAGGCCGTGAAGGACGGCACGTTCCGCGAAGACCTGCTCTATCGCCTGAACGTCGTGAACCTGCGCCTGCCGCCCCTGCGCGAGCGCCCGGCCGACGTGCTGAGCCTGTGCGAGTTCTTCGTAAAGAAGTACTCGGCCGCCAACGGCATTCCGGAAAAGCCGATCTCGGCCGAGGCCAAGCGCCGCCTGGTCGCCCACCGCTGGCCGGGCAACGTCCGCGAGCTGGAAAACGCCATGCATCGCGCGGTGCTGCTGTCGACCGGCGCGGAGATCGAAGAGTTCGCTATCCGCCTGCCGGACGGCCAGCCGATGGCCCCGGCGCCGGACGTCGCGGTCGCCCGCGGCGCCCAGATGGCCGCCGACGCCGTCTCGCGCACCTTCGTCGGCTCGACGGTGGCCGAGGTCGAGCAGAAGCTGATTATCGACACCCTGGAGCACTGCCTGGGCAACCGCACCCACGCGGCCAACATCCTGGGCATCTCGATCCGCACCCTGCGCAACAAGCTGAAGGAATATTCCGACGCCGGCGTGCCGGTGCCGCCGCCGCAGGGCGGGGTCGGCGCGGCGGCTTGA
- the fliN gene encoding flagellar motor switch protein FliN: MAEDNLTLDEFGGSMLASEMPVEIADKTASDLAPVFDVPVNISAVLGRANMSVAQLLQLGQGSILELDRKVGEAIDIYVNNRLVARGEVVVVDERLGVTMTEIIKDGDQN; the protein is encoded by the coding sequence ATGGCCGAAGACAACCTCACACTCGACGAATTCGGCGGCTCGATGCTGGCCTCCGAAATGCCGGTCGAGATCGCCGACAAGACCGCGTCGGACCTGGCGCCGGTCTTCGACGTCCCGGTCAACATCTCGGCGGTGCTGGGCCGCGCCAACATGTCCGTGGCGCAGCTGCTGCAACTCGGCCAAGGCTCGATCCTGGAGCTTGACCGGAAGGTCGGCGAGGCGATCGACATCTACGTCAACAACCGCCTGGTCGCCCGGGGCGAGGTCGTCGTCGTCGACGAGCGCCTGGGCGTGACCATGACGGAAATCATCAAGGACGGCGACCAGAACTAA
- a CDS encoding flagellar assembly protein FliH, protein MIDTPRKFAFDTVFDDRGGVAYEAPKVKKNFTLEEVEAAKAQAYAEGERSAVARAEQEAAMALGDIAGLVREAFGALTQVAHEHREGSALLALACGRKIADAALTQFPEAPVTAALEALAREVEAQPRIFIRVAPEMEERIQQALETVAAQIGYQGQIVARADGAMAPAAFTFDWGEGRAAFDPDGAAQRVTEALEAAIAAEGLHAEPMFS, encoded by the coding sequence ATGATCGACACCCCTCGCAAATTCGCCTTCGACACGGTCTTCGACGACCGCGGCGGCGTCGCCTACGAAGCGCCCAAGGTGAAGAAGAACTTCACGCTGGAAGAGGTCGAGGCCGCCAAGGCCCAGGCCTATGCCGAGGGCGAACGCTCGGCCGTGGCCCGCGCCGAGCAGGAAGCCGCCATGGCCTTGGGCGATATCGCCGGCCTGGTGCGCGAAGCCTTCGGAGCGCTGACTCAAGTCGCCCACGAGCACCGCGAGGGCTCGGCCCTGCTGGCTCTGGCCTGCGGCCGCAAGATCGCCGACGCGGCGCTGACCCAGTTTCCCGAGGCGCCGGTGACCGCCGCGCTCGAGGCCCTGGCTCGCGAGGTCGAGGCCCAGCCGCGGATCTTCATCCGTGTCGCCCCGGAGATGGAAGAGCGCATCCAGCAGGCGCTGGAGACCGTCGCGGCCCAGATCGGCTACCAGGGCCAGATCGTCGCCCGGGCCGACGGCGCCATGGCGCCCGCCGCCTTCACCTTCGACTGGGGCGAGGGCCGCGCGGCCTTCGACCCGGACGGCGCCGCCCAACGCGTCACCGAAGCGCTGGAGGCGGCGATCGCCGCCGAAGGCCTCCACGCCGAACCCATGTTCTCATAA
- the fliG gene encoding flagellar motor switch protein FliG, with protein sequence MKVAVNDVKKLSGPEKAAIVLLALGEEHTRIWEALDDEEIKEVSQAMAGLGTVSASVVEDLLVEFVSGMSSTGAIMGSYEQTQRLLASFMPPDKVDALMEEIRGPAGRTMWDKLGNVNEAVLANYLKNEYPQTVAVVLSKVKSDHAARVLACLPEDFALECVTRMLRMEPVQREILDKIEMTLRTEFMSNLARTSKRDSHEMMAEIFNNFDRQTEARFIAALEERNREAAERIRALMFVFEDLSKLDPGGIQTLLRGTPKEQLALALKGASDKLRDLFFSNMSERAAKIMREDMDSMGPVRLKDVDAAQVGMVQVAKDLAAKGEIMLAGSGSEDELIY encoded by the coding sequence ATGAAAGTCGCGGTCAACGACGTCAAGAAGCTTTCGGGGCCTGAAAAGGCGGCCATCGTGCTGCTGGCCCTGGGCGAAGAGCATACCCGCATCTGGGAAGCGCTCGACGACGAGGAAATCAAGGAAGTCTCGCAGGCCATGGCCGGCCTGGGCACGGTGTCGGCCTCGGTGGTCGAAGACCTGCTGGTCGAGTTCGTATCGGGCATGAGCTCGACCGGCGCGATCATGGGCTCGTACGAGCAGACCCAGCGCCTGCTGGCGTCGTTCATGCCGCCCGACAAGGTCGACGCCCTGATGGAAGAAATCCGCGGTCCCGCGGGTCGAACCATGTGGGACAAGCTCGGCAACGTGAACGAGGCCGTGCTCGCCAACTATCTGAAGAACGAATACCCGCAGACCGTCGCGGTGGTTCTGTCGAAGGTGAAGAGCGACCACGCCGCGCGCGTGCTGGCCTGCCTGCCCGAAGACTTCGCCCTGGAATGCGTGACGCGGATGCTGCGCATGGAGCCGGTGCAGCGCGAAATCCTCGACAAGATCGAGATGACCCTGCGCACCGAGTTCATGTCGAACCTGGCGCGCACGTCCAAGCGCGACAGCCACGAGATGATGGCCGAGATCTTCAACAATTTCGACCGTCAGACCGAGGCGCGCTTCATCGCCGCCCTGGAAGAGCGCAACCGCGAGGCGGCCGAGCGCATCCGGGCCCTGATGTTCGTGTTCGAGGACCTGTCGAAGCTGGACCCGGGCGGCATCCAGACCCTGCTGCGCGGCACGCCCAAGGAGCAGCTGGCCCTGGCGCTGAAGGGCGCTTCGGACAAGCTGCGCGACCTGTTCTTCTCGAACATGTCCGAGCGCGCGGCCAAGATCATGCGCGAGGACATGGACAGCATGGGCCCCGTGCGCCTGAAGGATGTCGACGCGGCCCAGGTGGGCATGGTCCAGGTCGCCAAGGACCTCGCCGCCAAGGGCGAGATCATGCTGGCCGGCTCGGGCAGCGAAGACGAGCTGATCTACTGA
- the fliF gene encoding flagellar basal-body MS-ring/collar protein FliF translates to MESFLGSIQRFGVGRLAAMLGVGAGVVAVLVALVMFMGREPNELLYSNLDLKEASEVTQALSQAGIKYETKGDGSTILVPRDKVASARLMVAGKGLVSSGSIGYEIFDGGNALGQTDFVQQLNRQRALQGELERTIKAMQGVNSVRVHLVLPKRQLFEEDAEQPSAAVTIGVGSREPSSDMVHAIQNLVSSAVPNMKAEKVAVIDQHGKTLSAPSDESLAGKEAQDRKTEVEQRIAKTVKDMIEGVLGPGKARVNVTADLDLNRVTTQEERFDPDGQVVRSESTNESNSQENKNEDNSGATATANVPGQGANGFQQLGSRAGANESVTNYEISKSVKTTVQEPGTIKKVAVAVAIDGVTAPPGKDGKPGAYTPRSAQEIQQIEDLVKTAVGFDATRGDQVKVTNIKFPQPEDQGLEKQGLLSGFDKNDIMRAAELGVLGIVAILILLFAVRPFIKNLSEPNVVAALPTPGQPVTRMVTLSDGTQQQVVVDESGEPLAIAGPVSDIDQRIDIAKIEGQVKASSIKRVSEFVEKHPEESVAILRNWLHESS, encoded by the coding sequence GTGGAAAGCTTTCTGGGTTCGATTCAGAGGTTCGGCGTCGGTCGGTTGGCCGCGATGCTGGGCGTCGGCGCTGGCGTCGTCGCCGTGCTGGTGGCCCTCGTCATGTTCATGGGCAGGGAGCCCAATGAGCTGCTGTATTCGAACCTCGATCTGAAAGAGGCTTCCGAAGTCACCCAGGCCCTGAGCCAGGCGGGCATCAAGTACGAGACCAAGGGTGATGGTTCGACCATCCTGGTGCCGCGCGACAAGGTCGCCAGCGCCCGCCTGATGGTCGCCGGCAAGGGGCTCGTGAGCTCCGGCTCCATCGGCTACGAGATTTTCGACGGCGGCAACGCCCTCGGCCAGACCGACTTCGTCCAGCAGTTGAACCGTCAGCGCGCCCTGCAGGGCGAGCTGGAGCGCACGATCAAGGCCATGCAGGGCGTTAATAGCGTCCGCGTCCACCTGGTTCTGCCCAAGCGCCAGCTGTTCGAGGAAGACGCCGAGCAGCCCTCGGCCGCCGTTACGATCGGCGTCGGTTCGCGCGAGCCGTCGAGCGACATGGTCCACGCCATCCAGAACCTGGTGTCGTCGGCCGTCCCGAACATGAAGGCCGAGAAGGTCGCGGTCATCGACCAGCACGGCAAGACGCTGTCGGCGCCCAGCGACGAGAGCCTGGCCGGCAAGGAAGCTCAAGACCGCAAGACCGAGGTCGAGCAGCGCATCGCCAAGACCGTGAAGGACATGATCGAAGGCGTGCTCGGCCCGGGCAAGGCGCGCGTCAACGTCACCGCCGATCTCGACCTGAACCGCGTCACGACCCAGGAAGAGCGCTTCGATCCGGACGGCCAGGTCGTCCGCTCGGAAAGCACCAACGAGTCGAACAGCCAGGAAAACAAGAACGAGGACAATTCGGGCGCGACGGCCACGGCCAATGTGCCGGGGCAGGGCGCCAACGGCTTCCAGCAGCTGGGCTCGCGCGCCGGCGCCAACGAGAGCGTCACCAACTACGAGATCTCCAAGTCGGTGAAGACCACCGTCCAGGAGCCGGGCACGATCAAGAAGGTCGCGGTCGCGGTCGCCATCGACGGCGTCACGGCCCCTCCCGGCAAGGACGGCAAGCCCGGCGCCTACACGCCGCGCTCGGCCCAGGAAATCCAGCAGATCGAGGATCTGGTGAAGACCGCCGTCGGCTTCGACGCGACGCGGGGAGACCAGGTCAAGGTCACCAATATCAAGTTCCCGCAGCCCGAGGACCAGGGTCTGGAGAAGCAAGGCCTGCTGTCGGGCTTCGACAAGAACGACATCATGCGCGCCGCCGAGCTGGGTGTCCTGGGCATCGTGGCGATCCTGATCCTGCTGTTCGCGGTCCGGCCGTTCATCAAGAACCTGTCCGAGCCTAACGTCGTGGCGGCGCTGCCCACGCCCGGCCAGCCCGTGACCCGCATGGTCACCCTGTCGGACGGCACCCAGCAGCAGGTCGTGGTCGACGAGAGCGGCGAGCCCCTGGCGATCGCCGGTCCGGTCAGCGACATCGACCAGCGGATCGACATCGCCAAGATCGAAGGCCAGGTTAAGGCCTCGTCGATCAAGCGCGTGTCGGAGTTCGTCGAAAAGCACCCCGAAGAGTCGGTCGCGATCCTTCGCAACTGGCTGCATGAGTCGAGCTGA
- the sciP gene encoding CtrA inhibitor SciP, which produces MLQQQRTNSRGEKYVIGPTGAPLTLSDLPPPETQRWVIRRKAEVVAAVRGGLLSLDEACDRYKLTNEEFLAWQQSIDRHGMAGLRTTRIQQYR; this is translated from the coding sequence ATGTTGCAGCAGCAGCGCACGAACAGCCGGGGTGAGAAGTATGTGATCGGGCCCACCGGCGCGCCGCTCACCCTGTCCGATTTGCCGCCGCCGGAGACCCAACGTTGGGTCATCCGTCGCAAGGCCGAGGTCGTGGCCGCCGTTCGCGGTGGCCTGCTCTCGCTGGACGAGGCTTGTGACCGCTATAAGCTGACCAACGAGGAATTCCTCGCTTGGCAGCAGTCGATCGATCGCCACGGCATGGCGGGCCTGCGGACCACCCGGATCCAGCAGTACCGTTAA